In Prunus dulcis chromosome 1, ALMONDv2, whole genome shotgun sequence, the following are encoded in one genomic region:
- the LOC117616797 gene encoding 5-formyltetrahydrofolate cyclo-ligase, mitochondrial-like isoform X1: MFSHSRASASELINRAKEAVTLITQPRTLASPPLFTSRPANERLASQSHRSFATMNRNDDPIEALFQQKRSLRSRMRKELRNMDPVRRSEEDAAIQSIVVNNPWFKSSKSVCAYISSPALREVDTTRIVSEILSKPANESDVPNRKKLYVPRVEDRNSNMRMLRISSVDDLIVNSMNILEPALSDSDGKQHEDVMEARDPVDLFILPGLAFDRCGRRLGRSGGYYDLFLKKYQELTKERKWKEPLGVALSYSIQIVEEGAIAVTSNDVSVDALVSPAGVIPISPAAWERSMG; this comes from the exons ATGTTCAGTCACAGTAGAGCAAGCGCGAGCGAGCTCATAAACAGGGCAAAGGAGGCAGTGACGCTCATCACCCAGCCGCGCACGTTAGCTTCTCCTCCCCTTTTCACCTCGCGCCCCGCTAACGAACGCCTTGCGTCCCAATCTCACCGCTCCTTCGCCACCATGAACCGGAACGACGACCCAATCGAAGCTCTATTCCAGCAGAAGCGCTCGCTCCGGTCCAGAATGCGCAAAGAGCTCAGAAATATGGACCCGGTTCGAAGATCCGAAGAAG ATGCTGCAATTCAGAGCATTGTTGTAAATAATCCCTGGTTCAAATCTAGCAAGAGTGTATGTGCTTACATTAGCTCCCCTGCTTTACGAGAAGTCGATACGACAAGAATtgtttcagaaattttatccAAACCAGCCAATG AGAGTGATGTGCCGAACAGGAAAAAGCTTTATGTTCCTCGTGTAGAGGATAGGAATAGCAATATGAGAATGCTCAGGATTTCCAGTGTTGATGATTTGATTGTGAACTCAATGAACATTTTGGAACCAGCTCTTTCAGATTCTGATGGGAAGCAGCATGAAGATG TTATGGAGGCAAGGGATCCAGTTGACTTGTTCATCCTACCTG GGCTTGCATTTGACAGATGTGGAAGGCGTTTAGGCCGTAGTGGAGG CTACTATGATTTGTTCCTAAAGAAGTACCAAGAGCTTACAAAGGAACGAAAATGGAAGGAGCCCCTTGGTG TTGCACTTTCATATTCTATACAGATCGTGGAGGAAGGAGCCATAGCTGTCACTTCAAATGATGTTTCTGTGGATGCTCTTGTATCTCCAGCCGGTGTCATTCCGATAAGCCCTGCTGCTTGGGAGAG GAGCATGGGTTAA
- the LOC117616797 gene encoding 5-formyltetrahydrofolate cyclo-ligase, mitochondrial-like isoform X2, with product MFSHSRASASELINRAKEAVTLITQPRTLASPPLFTSRPANERLASQSHRSFATMNRNDDPIEALFQQKRSLRSRMRKELRNMDPVRRSEEDAAIQSIVVNNPWFKSSKSVCAYISSPALREVDTTRIVSEILSKPANESDVPNRKKLYVPRVEDRNSNMRMLRISSVDDLIVNSMNILEPALSDSDGKQHEDVMEARDPVDLFILPGLAFDRCGRRLGRSGGYYDLFLKKYQELTKERKWKEPLGVALSYSIQIVEEGAIAVTSNDVSVDALVSPAGVIPISPAAWER from the exons ATGTTCAGTCACAGTAGAGCAAGCGCGAGCGAGCTCATAAACAGGGCAAAGGAGGCAGTGACGCTCATCACCCAGCCGCGCACGTTAGCTTCTCCTCCCCTTTTCACCTCGCGCCCCGCTAACGAACGCCTTGCGTCCCAATCTCACCGCTCCTTCGCCACCATGAACCGGAACGACGACCCAATCGAAGCTCTATTCCAGCAGAAGCGCTCGCTCCGGTCCAGAATGCGCAAAGAGCTCAGAAATATGGACCCGGTTCGAAGATCCGAAGAAG ATGCTGCAATTCAGAGCATTGTTGTAAATAATCCCTGGTTCAAATCTAGCAAGAGTGTATGTGCTTACATTAGCTCCCCTGCTTTACGAGAAGTCGATACGACAAGAATtgtttcagaaattttatccAAACCAGCCAATG AGAGTGATGTGCCGAACAGGAAAAAGCTTTATGTTCCTCGTGTAGAGGATAGGAATAGCAATATGAGAATGCTCAGGATTTCCAGTGTTGATGATTTGATTGTGAACTCAATGAACATTTTGGAACCAGCTCTTTCAGATTCTGATGGGAAGCAGCATGAAGATG TTATGGAGGCAAGGGATCCAGTTGACTTGTTCATCCTACCTG GGCTTGCATTTGACAGATGTGGAAGGCGTTTAGGCCGTAGTGGAGG CTACTATGATTTGTTCCTAAAGAAGTACCAAGAGCTTACAAAGGAACGAAAATGGAAGGAGCCCCTTGGTG TTGCACTTTCATATTCTATACAGATCGTGGAGGAAGGAGCCATAGCTGTCACTTCAAATGATGTTTCTGTGGATGCTCTTGTATCTCCAGCCGGTGTCATTCCGATAAGCCCTGCTGCTTGGGAGAGGTGA
- the LOC117616797 gene encoding 5-formyltetrahydrofolate cyclo-ligase, mitochondrial-like isoform X3 produces MFSHSRASASELINRAKEAVTLITQPRTLASPPLFTSRPANERLASQSHRSFATMNRNDDPIEALFQQKRSLRSRMRKELRNMDPVRRSEEDAAIQSIVVNNPWFKSSKSVCAYISSPALREVDTTRIVSEILSKPANESDVPNRKKLYVPRVEDRNSNMRMLRISSVDDLIVNSMNILEPALSDSDGKQHEDVALSYSIQIVEEGAIAVTSNDVSVDALVSPAGVIPISPAAWERSMG; encoded by the exons ATGTTCAGTCACAGTAGAGCAAGCGCGAGCGAGCTCATAAACAGGGCAAAGGAGGCAGTGACGCTCATCACCCAGCCGCGCACGTTAGCTTCTCCTCCCCTTTTCACCTCGCGCCCCGCTAACGAACGCCTTGCGTCCCAATCTCACCGCTCCTTCGCCACCATGAACCGGAACGACGACCCAATCGAAGCTCTATTCCAGCAGAAGCGCTCGCTCCGGTCCAGAATGCGCAAAGAGCTCAGAAATATGGACCCGGTTCGAAGATCCGAAGAAG ATGCTGCAATTCAGAGCATTGTTGTAAATAATCCCTGGTTCAAATCTAGCAAGAGTGTATGTGCTTACATTAGCTCCCCTGCTTTACGAGAAGTCGATACGACAAGAATtgtttcagaaattttatccAAACCAGCCAATG AGAGTGATGTGCCGAACAGGAAAAAGCTTTATGTTCCTCGTGTAGAGGATAGGAATAGCAATATGAGAATGCTCAGGATTTCCAGTGTTGATGATTTGATTGTGAACTCAATGAACATTTTGGAACCAGCTCTTTCAGATTCTGATGGGAAGCAGCATGAAGATG TTGCACTTTCATATTCTATACAGATCGTGGAGGAAGGAGCCATAGCTGTCACTTCAAATGATGTTTCTGTGGATGCTCTTGTATCTCCAGCCGGTGTCATTCCGATAAGCCCTGCTGCTTGGGAGAG GAGCATGGGTTAA